The Rhodothermales bacterium genome window below encodes:
- a CDS encoding KamA family radical SAM protein, which produces MTSDLTPPTPPTSTPTSWTWQMRNRVHDLASLRQYLEPTPDEVEAIRVTDGVFRWNITPYYAGLIDPNDPNCPIRRQVVPRMSEMAPDIVGVLDPLEEMGHSPVKNLIHNYEDRVAFCVTAECAIYCRYCLRKRMVGDAEYFMNRAELQEAIDYIAAHPEIRDVLLTGGDPLVFNEKNLDWLLAKLRAIPHVGVIRIGSRLPVTLPYRITDELCEVLERHHPIWLNTHFNHPRELTPEAAAACDRLLRAGVPVGNQTVLLKGINDDLETMRALCDGLVRMRVRPYYLYQAQLIGGTAAFRTTIERGMALMEALQGHITGFAIPKLILDTPFGKVPLNRSYVLGRSGDHVVMRTYSGRLWAEPNPWEPEEDGALRLPEIPMPPEAETIR; this is translated from the coding sequence GTGACCAGTGACCTGACCCCCCCCACCCCCCCTACCTCCACCCCCACCTCCTGGACCTGGCAGATGCGCAACCGGGTCCACGACCTCGCGTCGTTGCGGCAGTATCTGGAGCCTACGCCGGACGAGGTGGAGGCGATTCGGGTGACGGACGGGGTGTTTCGGTGGAATATCACGCCGTACTACGCCGGCCTCATCGATCCGAACGACCCGAACTGCCCCATCCGCCGGCAGGTGGTTCCGCGGATGAGCGAGATGGCGCCCGATATCGTCGGGGTCCTCGATCCGCTCGAAGAGATGGGGCACTCGCCGGTCAAGAACCTCATTCACAACTATGAGGACCGGGTCGCCTTCTGCGTGACGGCGGAATGCGCCATCTATTGCCGCTATTGCCTGCGGAAGCGGATGGTCGGGGATGCCGAGTATTTCATGAACAGGGCGGAGCTGCAGGAGGCGATCGACTACATCGCCGCCCACCCTGAAATCAGGGATGTGCTGCTCACCGGCGGCGATCCGCTGGTATTCAATGAGAAGAACCTCGACTGGCTGCTGGCGAAGTTACGCGCCATCCCGCATGTCGGTGTCATCCGGATCGGCTCCCGGCTGCCCGTCACGCTGCCGTATCGCATCACCGACGAGCTCTGTGAGGTCCTCGAGCGGCACCACCCGATCTGGCTCAATACCCATTTCAACCATCCGCGCGAACTGACGCCGGAGGCGGCCGCGGCCTGCGACCGGCTGCTGCGCGCCGGCGTGCCGGTCGGCAACCAGACCGTCCTGCTGAAAGGCATCAACGACGATCTGGAAACGATGCGGGCGCTCTGCGATGGGCTCGTCCGCATGCGCGTCCGCCCTTACTACCTCTATCAGGCGCAACTCATCGGCGGAACCGCTGCGTTCAGGACGACCATCGAGCGCGGGATGGCGCTCATGGAGGCGCTCCAGGGCCACATCACGGGATTCGCCATCCCCAAACTGATCCTGGACACCCCCTTCGGCAAGGTGCCGCTGAACCGGAGCTACGTGCTCGGGCGCAGCGGCGACCACGTGGTGATGCGTACCTACAGCGGCCGGCTCTGGGCAGAACCCAATCCCTGGGAACCGGAAGAAGATGGAGCGCTCCGCCTCCCCGAAATCCCGATGCCGCCCGAGGCCGAGACGATCCGTTAA